A window of Macrococcus sp. 19Msa1099 genomic DNA:
GGATATATTTCGTACTTAAAAGAAGCGGAAAAAATCTCAGACTTTCTGAGTATTATAGGTGGATATCAGGCATTACTTAAGTTTGAAGATGTGAGGATTGTCAGAGATATGCGAAATTCCGTGAATCGTCTTGTCAATTGTGAAACGGCCAACTTAAATAAGACGATTGGTGCTGCGATGCGCCAAGTAGAGAATATTCGATTGATTGATGAAGAAGTTGGTATCGATGAACTTCCAGAACGATTAAGAGAGATTGCGAGACTGCGTGTGCAACATCAGGATATCTCCTTGAAAGAACTTGGCGAGATGGTTTCTACCGGTGTGATATCGAAGTCGGGAGTGAATCATCGATTAAGAAAGATAGATGAGATTGCTGAGAAATTAAGAAATGGGGAACATATTGAATTGAAGAAATAAAATATTAGTTATTTTCCATTTTAACTACAAAAAAATAGCGTGTACTAAGAGCTTTTACTTAGTACACGCTATTTTTATATCTTTATTCTGCTGGATGCATAACTTCGTCGATCAAGCCATAAGCTTTCGCTTCATCAGCTGTTAAGAAATTATCACGATCTGTGTCTTTTTCAATCTTTTCGATAGGTTGACCTGTACGTTCAGCTAAGATGCGATTTAATTTTTCGCGAGTTTTTAAAATGTGTCGTGCAGCAATTTCAATTTCGGTTGCTTGCCCTTGTGCGCCACCTAATGGCTGATGAATCATAACTTCAGCATTCGGTAGAGCGAATCTTTTTCCTTTTTTACCCGCTGCGAGTAGGAATGATCCCATCGATGCTGCCATACCGATACAGATTGTCTGTACATCAGGTTTGATGTGCTGCATTGTATCATAGATAGCCATACCAGCAGTCACGCTACCACCTGGTGAGTTGATGTATAGGTAGATATCTTTCTCAGCATCTTGTGCTTGTAGGAATAATAATTGAGATACGATAGAGTTTGCCACGTTGTCATCGATAGCCGATCCTAACATAATGATACGGTCCTTTAACAGACGTGAATAAATATCATATGCGCGTTCTCCGCGATTTGTTGATTCAATTACTGTAGGTATTAAGTTCATTAGTAAATCCTCCTTAAGATTCGTTTAAAGTTCGTTAAAATTAATATACACTATAAAGTCAAAGATAGTCAAAAAAAGCGCTCATATCATTCATATTTTTAACGTTACTGCTAATATTATAGTATTATTTAGGTCGAAATCACATTAAAAGGAGTGTATTTATGAAAGAACTTACTTTATTAGTAGGAAATCAATGTGGACTTTGTAATGATGCAAAGATTCAAATTGCCCTAGCACAAGAAGATATTGATTTCACTGTGAACGAAATCAATATTACGAGCGATCCAGCATTAGAAGTGCAATATTTCATGTCGATTCCAGTGCTATTACATAATGATGTTGTGATACAGGAAGGCCAGATTGATTTTGTGACCATTCTGGAATATTTAAGCGATAACTAAAGAAAGCGTATTCATTATTTTTTTAGGAGTTTTTACTTGCTTACTATAGATGGACTTGCTATTATGTATGTGTAACGCAAGTTACTTTTTGACCCGAGCGGGACAAATTTTGTCCATAACTAATTGAGGAGGGATGTATTTGAATGCTTTATTTGAGGTTCAAAAGAAGCTTGTCCCTGATTTAGTTGACAAGATGTACCGAAGATTTCAAATACTCTCTGCAATTGAGCTGCATCAGCCGATTGGCAGACGG
This region includes:
- the clpP gene encoding ATP-dependent Clp endopeptidase proteolytic subunit ClpP: MNLIPTVIESTNRGERAYDIYSRLLKDRIIMLGSAIDDNVANSIVSQLLFLQAQDAEKDIYLYINSPGGSVTAGMAIYDTMQHIKPDVQTICIGMAASMGSFLLAAGKKGKRFALPNAEVMIHQPLGGAQGQATEIEIAARHILKTREKLNRILAERTGQPIEKIEKDTDRDNFLTADEAKAYGLIDEVMHPAE
- a CDS encoding glutaredoxin family protein, whose product is MKELTLLVGNQCGLCNDAKIQIALAQEDIDFTVNEINITSDPALEVQYFMSIPVLLHNDVVIQEGQIDFVTILEYLSDN